The Novipirellula artificiosorum genome contains a region encoding:
- a CDS encoding alpha-L-fucosidase has translation MSRIVLILMLSVSWFSVASAQQDASVDTDQAAKQEESLWQAIDNRDTPQWWKDAKFGIFIHWGPYSVPAFSKVGAYSEWYWNDLANPKRGAHSLVKTFHDRVYGERFTYPDFVPLFTCEMFDPQQWAEAFEQSGAKYVVLTSKHHDGYCLWPSAEADKSWGRPWSSTNSGPGRDLLGELTDAVRKTDVKMGIYYSLYEWYNPLYKADVDVFVDQHLIPQFKDVVEKYQPAVVFSDGEWDHPAAKWKSAEMLTWLFNESPCKDEVVINDRWGKGDRHKHGGYYTTEYGAGLPNGEKPWEENRGMAHSFGYSRTERFEDYNSTETLVLMLVDIVSRGGNFLLDIGPTADGRIPPLMEQRLAEIGDWLEVNGEAIYGTTPHAQTCQWTDGEQPQLKTGNFRVKYDVTTFLKGEQQGVARKEVVYTRKGKTLYAIAGLLPDEKLVLKGIKASPDAVVSLLGVGDLSWQQAGEDLVITMPKLNPSKMPCQHAWTFKVSETVGIGYNHGS, from the coding sequence TTGTCGCGAATCGTCCTCATCCTGATGCTTTCTGTTTCATGGTTCTCCGTCGCATCGGCTCAGCAAGATGCATCGGTCGATACCGACCAGGCAGCGAAACAAGAAGAGTCCCTTTGGCAAGCGATTGACAACCGCGACACGCCCCAGTGGTGGAAAGATGCGAAATTCGGCATCTTCATTCATTGGGGCCCCTACTCGGTCCCTGCCTTTTCAAAAGTTGGCGCTTATTCCGAATGGTATTGGAACGATCTAGCAAACCCGAAACGAGGCGCCCACTCGCTCGTCAAGACGTTTCATGATCGCGTCTATGGCGAACGCTTTACCTACCCCGATTTCGTCCCCCTGTTTACCTGTGAGATGTTCGACCCCCAACAGTGGGCAGAGGCGTTCGAGCAGTCTGGGGCAAAGTATGTTGTGCTGACCTCAAAGCATCACGATGGCTATTGTTTGTGGCCGAGCGCCGAAGCGGACAAATCGTGGGGACGACCGTGGAGTAGCACCAACTCGGGACCCGGCCGGGATTTGCTTGGCGAACTGACCGATGCTGTTCGCAAAACCGATGTCAAAATGGGGATCTATTACTCGCTCTATGAATGGTACAACCCACTCTACAAGGCGGACGTCGACGTTTTCGTCGACCAGCATCTGATTCCTCAGTTCAAAGACGTTGTCGAGAAGTACCAACCGGCGGTCGTCTTTTCTGATGGTGAATGGGATCATCCCGCTGCGAAGTGGAAATCGGCGGAAATGCTCACTTGGTTGTTCAATGAATCTCCCTGCAAAGACGAGGTGGTCATCAATGATCGCTGGGGCAAAGGCGATCGTCACAAACATGGCGGTTACTACACGACAGAGTATGGCGCGGGCTTGCCCAACGGTGAGAAACCTTGGGAAGAGAACCGCGGGATGGCCCATTCCTTTGGCTACAGCCGCACCGAACGATTCGAAGACTACAATTCCACGGAAACGCTGGTTCTGATGCTCGTCGATATCGTCTCGCGTGGCGGAAACTTCTTGCTTGACATCGGCCCTACCGCTGACGGACGGATCCCGCCTTTGATGGAGCAGCGGTTGGCCGAAATTGGCGATTGGCTTGAGGTCAACGGCGAAGCCATTTACGGGACTACTCCTCATGCACAAACGTGCCAATGGACCGATGGTGAACAACCGCAGCTCAAAACCGGCAACTTCCGAGTCAAATATGACGTAACGACCTTTTTGAAGGGAGAGCAACAAGGGGTCGCTCGGAAAGAGGTCGTTTACACGCGCAAGGGCAAAACACTCTACGCGATTGCTGGTTTGCTACCCGATGAAAAACTTGTCTTGAAAGGAATCAAAGCCAGTCCGGATGCGGTCGTGTCGCTGCTGGGTGTTGGCGATCTTTCGTGGCAACAAGCAGGCGAGGACCTCGTCATCACGATGCCGAAACTCAACCCCTCGAAAATGCCTTGCCAGCATGCCTGGACCTTTAAGGTGAGCGAGACGGTCGGGATCGGCTACAATCACGGTTCATAG
- a CDS encoding AIM24 family protein translates to MMENRYSLEAFLEKTKDRDLGQGLFELESERMLDINLNGEVWIKMGAMVAYTGQVKFEREGVLSRGIGNLLKKAVSGEGTALTKVSGQGSVFCADAGKKITVLQLQDEAICVNGNDLLAFEMSLDYNIKMMKRMTAVLAGGLFNVRLQGTGMVAVTTHYDPMTLPVTPSQPVITDPNATVLWSGNLEPELKTDLQFKTFLGRGSGESVQLRFQGNGFVVVQPYEEVYFQHGN, encoded by the coding sequence ATGATGGAGAACCGGTACTCGCTCGAAGCATTCTTGGAAAAAACAAAGGATCGCGATTTAGGTCAGGGGCTCTTTGAGCTTGAATCGGAACGAATGCTGGACATCAATCTCAACGGTGAAGTTTGGATCAAGATGGGTGCCATGGTGGCGTACACCGGCCAGGTCAAGTTTGAGCGTGAAGGGGTTTTATCGCGGGGAATCGGAAACCTGCTGAAAAAAGCGGTCTCGGGTGAAGGCACGGCGTTAACGAAAGTTTCAGGTCAAGGCTCCGTGTTCTGTGCCGATGCCGGTAAGAAGATCACGGTCCTACAACTCCAAGACGAAGCGATCTGCGTCAACGGTAACGACTTGTTGGCGTTTGAGATGTCGCTCGATTACAACATCAAGATGATGAAACGGATGACCGCAGTCTTGGCGGGCGGATTGTTCAATGTTCGGTTGCAAGGGACAGGGATGGTCGCTGTTACCACGCACTATGACCCCATGACGCTGCCGGTGACGCCGTCGCAACCGGTCATCACCGATCCCAACGCGACCGTGTTGTGGTCCGGAAACTTGGAACCGGAATTGAAAACCGATTTGCAATTCAAGACCTTCCTCGGCCGAGGCTCGGGTGAATCCGTGCAACTGCGTTTCCAAGGCAACGGATTCGTCGTGGTCCAACCTTACGAGGAAGTCTACTTCCAACATGGCAATTAA
- a CDS encoding PEP-CTERM sorting domain-containing protein, protein MKSQSLFLAAFITVVAGISQPCFAGAIVSGFLDGRIFANYEKPGYYDSFGIYVRDPDREFSMSEFYGTISTLIDSETEIGASLDSSWHPTAVVTSNSRAEIDAVIKYGGLSLGFDIDVALDSSVEYSSSNVEFEYYLQATEIATLRKSGEGPIADTKLFYTYDLTGAFTHSTVSQGYAGTDPFFVGGGNGWIQLSAGVGGFIGWDLLPDATYTSLTVEHKTDTLGNSQSSISMWVSILNTASGGGSGFTRFTFPHTLKLTSVLLEDGTTPEENGYTLEFASGAKSPNLTAPTGTVPEPTSLAIFGFGALGLVASGIRRRKRKHTA, encoded by the coding sequence ATGAAGAGTCAATCTCTATTTTTGGCTGCTTTCATAACAGTTGTGGCAGGCATCTCGCAGCCCTGTTTTGCCGGAGCCATCGTTTCGGGTTTCTTAGACGGCAGAATATTTGCTAACTATGAAAAGCCCGGATACTATGATAGTTTTGGGATATATGTTAGGGATCCCGACAGAGAGTTTAGTATGAGCGAATTTTATGGGACTATCTCTACACTCATCGATTCTGAGACTGAAATTGGGGCAAGTCTGGATTCTTCGTGGCATCCGACGGCGGTTGTAACTTCCAATTCCAGAGCAGAGATTGACGCGGTGATCAAATACGGAGGATTGTCGCTCGGATTCGACATCGATGTGGCTCTCGATAGCAGCGTTGAATATAGCAGCAGTAACGTGGAATTTGAGTATTATCTTCAGGCGACGGAAATCGCCACGCTTCGGAAATCGGGTGAGGGGCCCATCGCAGACACTAAACTTTTTTACACCTATGATCTCACAGGGGCCTTCACTCATTCAACTGTTTCGCAAGGGTATGCAGGGACCGACCCCTTTTTCGTAGGTGGGGGCAATGGATGGATTCAGCTTAGCGCCGGAGTTGGAGGTTTTATCGGGTGGGACCTTCTACCTGATGCAACGTATACTTCGCTTACTGTTGAGCATAAAACCGATACATTAGGAAATTCGCAAAGCTCCATTTCTATGTGGGTCAGCATATTAAATACTGCATCCGGCGGCGGATCTGGTTTTACCCGGTTCACATTCCCCCATACGCTCAAGCTGACCTCTGTTCTATTGGAGGACGGTACAACCCCGGAGGAAAACGGGTACACACTGGAATTTGCATCCGGTGCCAAGTCTCCAAATCTTACCGCGCCTACTGGTACTGTCCCCGAACCCACCTCCCTCGCCATCTTCGGCTTCGGTGCACTCGGCCTAGTCGCCAGCGGTATCCGCCGACGTAAGCGAAAGCATACGGCGTAG
- a CDS encoding alpha-L-fucosidase produces the protein MFFQQVLSVFVVLAALGHVQLHAQTDETLNLERGLVGRDDLVYFCNFETDDWSEDWSGFGHRKNVRLVDSNLSEHLTSDWDGRCLEVEIRKGEHYGASGKLLFKKHLGYEPEELYVRFYTCFAEDFVGRDGSEGYRGKNPGFDGTYDVEGWGGRPNSDGTKGWSCRGACDADNDSQQIHLGFYSYEVKTGDYKYGTTLKFNKPIKPGNWYCVEQYLKLNTPGKADGIARAWIDGEPVFEKSDYLWRNTDKLKIESYWVDYYRGGKTPASHDHHVYLDNLAIATEKRLGEFTPPLKRSVDTDTKPHRASSPKLSRESLLDFVNTRYHAYFHYNMCTFKNIASDEPQGRAYGDDPATLWSPTGLDCDQWAQVCIDSKMAGGWLTTKHHGGFCLWDSQATDYDVASSNVKTDVVKEFTDAFRKRGLKIGLYYSILDYHHGVENGEVTREEIEFLKVQLRELLTNYGPIDYMNFDGWSTWPTTPDFDDVPYAELYQTVKAIQPDCLIVNHTYESNLAHADVPFADAAGRRYPFHPDYLRPTAASDTLQRGWWWDNNEDYGVRKSVDYILKQLDSYNSHHSVYVLNVSPNSGGRLPDDAVQRLTDAAKQWTPLPPLTEAGSNWGFQYEVGNNLAFHCPAAQSSTHDFIRDKRAYPRAEIALDGVTEGNGLMEQTSMTAVEDHPWWQVDLTRSCVIEQIDLFGRTDLDTSEQQTVVVSILDAQGSVAWQKTIPMPTGDPTILEPGRLSGSKVRIELVGNGSLAIAEVIVRGEPAR, from the coding sequence ATGTTCTTTCAGCAAGTTCTTTCCGTCTTCGTTGTGCTCGCTGCCCTCGGGCACGTCCAGCTCCATGCCCAAACGGACGAAACCCTCAATCTGGAGCGGGGCCTCGTCGGCCGCGACGACCTTGTCTACTTCTGCAATTTCGAGACGGACGATTGGTCCGAGGATTGGAGCGGCTTTGGTCATCGAAAAAACGTTCGATTGGTTGATTCAAACTTGTCGGAGCACTTGACGAGCGATTGGGATGGGCGTTGTTTGGAAGTGGAGATCCGAAAGGGGGAGCACTATGGAGCCAGCGGCAAGTTGCTCTTTAAGAAACACCTCGGTTACGAACCCGAAGAGCTTTACGTCCGGTTCTACACCTGCTTTGCCGAGGACTTCGTCGGCCGAGACGGCAGCGAAGGTTACCGAGGGAAAAACCCTGGATTCGACGGCACTTATGACGTCGAGGGCTGGGGAGGAAGACCGAATTCCGATGGAACCAAGGGCTGGTCGTGTCGGGGTGCCTGTGACGCTGATAACGACTCCCAACAAATACACCTCGGGTTCTATTCCTATGAAGTGAAAACCGGCGATTACAAGTATGGAACGACGCTGAAGTTCAACAAACCCATCAAACCGGGAAATTGGTATTGTGTCGAACAGTACTTGAAGCTGAACACGCCCGGAAAAGCGGATGGGATTGCGAGAGCATGGATCGATGGCGAACCCGTTTTTGAAAAGTCGGACTATTTGTGGCGTAATACGGACAAGCTGAAGATTGAAAGCTATTGGGTGGACTATTACCGGGGTGGCAAGACCCCCGCCAGTCACGACCACCATGTCTATTTGGATAACCTCGCGATCGCCACGGAAAAACGGCTTGGTGAGTTTACACCTCCGCTGAAACGGAGTGTGGATACCGACACGAAGCCGCATCGTGCATCGTCGCCTAAGTTGTCGCGTGAGTCGTTGCTCGATTTTGTCAACACGCGATACCACGCTTACTTTCACTACAACATGTGTACGTTCAAAAACATCGCAAGCGACGAACCGCAGGGACGAGCCTATGGTGATGATCCAGCGACGCTTTGGAGTCCTACCGGGTTGGACTGTGACCAGTGGGCGCAGGTTTGTATCGACAGCAAAATGGCTGGCGGTTGGTTGACGACGAAACACCATGGCGGTTTTTGCTTGTGGGATAGCCAAGCGACCGATTACGACGTGGCATCGTCGAACGTGAAGACCGATGTCGTCAAAGAATTCACCGACGCATTTCGTAAACGTGGACTCAAAATTGGGTTGTATTATTCGATTCTTGATTACCACCATGGCGTCGAGAATGGCGAGGTGACTCGCGAGGAAATCGAGTTCCTAAAAGTTCAGCTCCGCGAACTGCTGACCAATTATGGGCCCATTGATTACATGAATTTCGATGGATGGTCGACGTGGCCCACCACTCCCGATTTCGACGATGTGCCGTATGCGGAGCTTTATCAAACGGTCAAAGCGATCCAACCCGATTGTTTGATCGTCAACCACACCTATGAATCAAACCTTGCTCACGCGGATGTGCCCTTCGCTGATGCGGCCGGACGACGCTATCCGTTTCATCCCGATTACCTGCGGCCTACGGCAGCTTCCGACACGCTGCAACGGGGTTGGTGGTGGGACAACAACGAGGACTACGGTGTCCGAAAGAGCGTCGATTATATCCTCAAACAGCTTGACAGCTACAACTCGCACCATTCCGTTTATGTGCTGAATGTTTCTCCCAATTCCGGAGGTCGGTTGCCGGACGATGCGGTGCAGCGTTTGACCGACGCAGCCAAGCAGTGGACCCCACTGCCACCGCTCACCGAAGCGGGATCGAACTGGGGATTTCAGTACGAGGTCGGAAACAACTTGGCGTTTCACTGCCCCGCAGCTCAATCAAGCACGCACGATTTCATTCGCGACAAGCGAGCCTACCCAAGAGCCGAAATCGCACTCGACGGCGTCACGGAAGGCAACGGCTTGATGGAGCAAACATCGATGACCGCGGTCGAGGATCACCCCTGGTGGCAAGTCGACCTGACGCGATCCTGTGTCATCGAGCAGATTGACCTGTTCGGCCGCACCGATCTCGATACCTCTGAACAGCAAACGGTCGTGGTTTCGATCCTGGACGCCCAAGGTTCAGTTGCATGGCAAAAAACGATCCCGATGCCAACCGGCGATCCGACGATCTTAGAGCCGGGACGCTTGAGCGGTAGCAAAGTTCGAATCGAGTTGGTTGGGAACGGATCGCTCGCGATCGCGGAAGTGATCGTCAGGGGTGAGCCAGCCCGATAG
- a CDS encoding toprim domain-containing protein codes for MPQKPKKSIDFTAIKQAAEGRWGDIISALTPLPRDVLTKRGDDHPCPVCDGKTVIWPADDAETTGSIACRNCTGNKPTGDGIGTVAAFNGITQGEAAKLVAGYLGIAGEQSNPPERDIIAEVCRDKRMPIDAFKQFNPTIEKRGRNKNPVARVPVYNESGVVHSYYDFAPGHKGWFARGGGMAGMFFPGRLPKPGETWHIVEGCKDAAALIGLGFNAAGLPTSFLADKYAQLFQGVNVVIVPDLDNAGQNGAQRTGGNLKGIAASVRIARLPGEMVEKHGEDVRDVLRRTGGDKSVRDAIAAAEPWAPRDGEHDPKDGRPEVLVTLNYGWCVDQVTTTLGKLGWSTPWIPQTKRERLKLYQRCGVLVHVVTEDDPTEISGHVTMPAGTPRIRPLPMGQLPLRIADACQLVVEKVTDEGIEIAATPPPRWLIEGVFTRGEYGRDVPTLTGIIAAPTLRADGTILQATGYDAKTGLLHVPGDKFEKVPEKPSQTDAQRAAKELLEVVADFEWCDDADKSAWLALVLSQIGRSAISGCVPMFAITATTRGSGKSLLSDASSVIAFGRPAARKPYSRDDEEQRKAITATAIEALQAVLLDNVDKELGGAALDAALTATTWSDRVLGSSKTTGDLPLRTIWSATGNNLRFGTDLARRVLPIRLQPTVENPEERTDFEHADLLGWVRENRPRLAVAALTILRAYFVAGRPQQPGGAWGSYEAWSALVRGAIVWTGLADPLATRETAKADDSSGSIVRGLVGGLLEVDQHGDGMTVREIVKELNRDDNADRFPTLRDAVAEVATTRGTIDQRRLGYALRKYRGRIANGWQIVAESGHGGILRWLAKPVRTENGCDGGDGGDKNPRPYVREVCVSHPHTHSTHKEHTHGSVGNSGETCQPSQPSPPSSKNPLPCPRCGGDMEPAEIVVNGYRNYDCTTPSCGHVKPVKVQAEGQEAKA; via the coding sequence ATGCCACAGAAACCGAAGAAGTCAATTGATTTTACTGCGATCAAGCAGGCCGCCGAGGGACGATGGGGCGACATCATCTCCGCGCTAACACCGCTTCCCCGCGATGTGTTGACCAAGAGAGGCGACGATCACCCTTGCCCAGTATGCGACGGCAAGACGGTTATATGGCCGGCAGATGACGCCGAGACTACGGGCTCCATTGCTTGCCGGAATTGTACCGGCAACAAGCCGACGGGCGACGGGATCGGAACCGTGGCCGCGTTTAATGGAATCACGCAAGGCGAAGCCGCAAAGTTAGTGGCCGGCTATCTTGGAATCGCAGGCGAGCAAAGCAATCCGCCCGAGCGTGACATCATCGCGGAGGTATGCCGCGACAAGCGGATGCCGATTGATGCGTTCAAGCAATTCAATCCCACAATCGAGAAACGTGGTCGAAACAAAAATCCCGTTGCTCGAGTTCCGGTTTACAACGAATCGGGCGTGGTTCATTCCTACTACGATTTTGCACCAGGGCACAAAGGCTGGTTCGCTCGAGGCGGTGGCATGGCCGGGATGTTCTTCCCAGGACGATTGCCGAAACCAGGCGAGACGTGGCACATCGTGGAAGGATGCAAGGACGCAGCCGCGTTAATCGGTCTGGGATTCAATGCCGCAGGATTGCCGACATCGTTTCTCGCCGACAAGTACGCTCAACTTTTCCAAGGTGTCAATGTCGTCATCGTTCCCGACTTGGATAACGCAGGCCAGAACGGAGCACAGCGTACAGGCGGCAATCTCAAAGGTATCGCGGCATCGGTTCGCATTGCACGATTGCCCGGTGAGATGGTCGAAAAGCATGGTGAGGATGTTCGCGACGTTCTACGCCGCACAGGCGGCGACAAGTCGGTGCGTGATGCAATCGCGGCAGCCGAGCCGTGGGCGCCAAGAGATGGCGAGCACGACCCCAAGGATGGACGACCCGAGGTGCTTGTCACTTTGAACTATGGATGGTGTGTCGATCAAGTCACGACGACGCTAGGAAAACTCGGTTGGTCAACGCCTTGGATTCCACAGACGAAGCGTGAACGGTTGAAACTGTATCAACGATGCGGTGTATTGGTGCACGTCGTCACAGAGGACGACCCCACCGAAATTTCGGGACACGTCACCATGCCGGCAGGCACGCCAAGAATCAGGCCGTTGCCGATGGGACAGCTACCCTTGCGGATTGCCGATGCTTGCCAACTTGTGGTTGAAAAGGTGACCGATGAAGGAATCGAAATAGCGGCGACACCACCACCGAGGTGGTTGATCGAAGGCGTTTTTACTCGCGGCGAATATGGCCGCGACGTTCCTACGCTCACAGGCATCATTGCCGCACCGACTTTGCGAGCCGATGGCACAATCTTACAGGCCACAGGATACGACGCGAAAACGGGATTGCTTCACGTTCCAGGCGATAAGTTTGAAAAGGTGCCCGAGAAACCAAGTCAAACGGATGCACAACGAGCCGCGAAGGAATTGCTCGAGGTGGTAGCGGATTTTGAATGGTGCGACGACGCCGACAAGTCGGCATGGTTGGCATTGGTGTTAAGTCAAATTGGACGTTCCGCTATTTCTGGTTGCGTTCCGATGTTCGCGATAACGGCGACCACCCGAGGCAGCGGAAAGAGTTTGCTTTCCGATGCTTCAAGTGTTATCGCGTTCGGACGACCAGCGGCGAGGAAACCGTACAGCCGCGACGATGAGGAACAACGCAAGGCAATCACAGCGACGGCGATTGAAGCATTGCAAGCGGTATTACTCGACAACGTGGACAAGGAGCTAGGTGGTGCGGCACTGGATGCAGCATTGACCGCGACGACGTGGAGTGACCGCGTACTCGGTTCAAGTAAGACCACCGGCGACTTGCCGTTGAGAACGATATGGTCAGCAACCGGGAACAATCTTCGCTTCGGAACCGACTTGGCCCGGCGAGTCTTGCCGATCCGACTACAACCGACGGTTGAGAATCCCGAGGAACGTACCGACTTTGAACATGCCGACTTGCTTGGTTGGGTGCGTGAGAACCGTCCCAGGTTGGCCGTGGCCGCGTTGACAATCTTGCGAGCGTATTTCGTCGCAGGACGACCACAACAGCCAGGCGGTGCGTGGGGAAGCTACGAGGCATGGTCAGCACTGGTTCGCGGTGCGATTGTCTGGACCGGGCTTGCCGATCCGTTGGCGACACGGGAAACCGCCAAGGCTGACGATTCATCGGGTTCGATTGTTCGCGGTCTGGTTGGAGGATTGCTCGAGGTTGACCAACACGGCGACGGGATGACGGTTCGCGAAATTGTGAAGGAGCTGAACCGCGATGATAACGCCGACCGATTCCCAACACTTCGCGATGCGGTGGCCGAAGTCGCGACGACCAGGGGCACAATCGACCAAAGGCGGTTGGGGTATGCCTTGCGGAAGTATCGCGGCAGAATCGCCAACGGATGGCAAATTGTCGCCGAATCTGGCCATGGTGGTATTTTGCGGTGGTTAGCTAAACCCGTTCGGACTGAAAATGGTTGTGATGGTGGGGATGGTGGGGATAAAAACCCCAGGCCTTACGTACGAGAGGTGTGTGTGTCGCACCCACACACACATAGCACACACAAAGAACACACACATGGTTCGGTTGGAAACTCCGGGGAAACATGCCAACCATCCCAACCATCCCCACCCTCTTCAAAAAATCCGCTTCCCTGCCCGAGATGTGGTGGGGATATGGAGCCCGCCGAGATTGTTGTCAACGGTTATCGAAACTACGACTGCACCACGCCGTCATGCGGCCACGTCAAACCCGTAAAGGTCCAAGCCGAAGGACAGGAGGCGAAAGCATGA
- a CDS encoding sulfatase: MLHHTSPRHPFPVGHFGARLLLVIALFSCCTVVANAVEFRPPNVVVFLVDDLGYMDIGANNPKSFYETPHVDALADSGMRFTDGYAANPVCSPTRFSLMTGRYPSRVDATNFFSGARSGKFDPAPLNNNMPLDETTLAQVLKSKGYATFFAGKWHLGETEEYYPQNRGFDINIGGYSKGGPYTGNRYFAPFKNPQMAEESPEGDHLPDRLARETAKFIDDNHDKPFFAYLAFYSVHTPLMGRADLVEKYKAKAATIEGAEFGDEEQVFGDKPRQVRTLQKHAVYAAMVEAMDEAVGKVLGQLEASGVADETIVIFTSDNGGLSTSEGSPTSNLPLRGGKGWVYEGGIREPWIIRYPGMTKPGTLSSQPICSIDLLPTIASAAGVKLAQEVDGVDLLPLLKGDALPNRSLFWHYPHYSNQGGFPGGAVREGDFKLVERYEDGRVHLYNLKEDLAERNDLAAQHPERVNEMRERLHGWYQTVDAKFLQRKGDGPEPWQP, encoded by the coding sequence ATGCTTCATCATACTTCCCCTCGACACCCCTTTCCTGTAGGGCACTTTGGAGCAAGGTTGCTCCTTGTTATCGCGTTGTTTTCCTGCTGCACGGTTGTTGCGAACGCCGTCGAATTCAGACCACCCAACGTCGTTGTTTTTCTTGTCGATGATTTGGGCTACATGGATATTGGTGCCAATAATCCGAAGTCGTTTTACGAAACACCCCATGTCGATGCGCTAGCCGATTCCGGCATGCGTTTTACCGATGGCTATGCAGCGAATCCGGTTTGTTCACCGACGCGGTTCAGCCTGATGACCGGTCGGTATCCATCGCGAGTCGATGCCACGAATTTCTTCAGTGGCGCGCGGAGCGGTAAGTTCGATCCCGCACCACTAAACAACAACATGCCGCTCGATGAGACGACGCTTGCCCAAGTGTTGAAGTCAAAAGGCTATGCGACGTTTTTCGCCGGAAAATGGCATCTCGGAGAAACGGAGGAGTACTACCCGCAGAATCGTGGTTTCGACATCAACATCGGTGGCTATAGCAAAGGTGGCCCGTACACGGGAAATCGGTACTTCGCCCCGTTCAAAAATCCTCAGATGGCGGAGGAGAGCCCGGAAGGGGATCACCTTCCCGATCGCCTCGCGCGAGAAACAGCCAAGTTCATTGACGATAACCACGACAAGCCTTTTTTTGCCTACCTCGCCTTTTACTCGGTGCACACTCCGCTGATGGGCCGCGCCGACCTTGTAGAGAAGTACAAAGCCAAAGCGGCCACCATCGAGGGGGCTGAGTTTGGGGACGAAGAGCAAGTCTTTGGCGACAAGCCACGTCAGGTCCGCACGTTGCAAAAGCACGCGGTCTATGCCGCGATGGTCGAGGCCATGGACGAAGCGGTTGGCAAGGTGCTCGGGCAACTCGAAGCATCGGGTGTCGCCGACGAGACGATCGTGATTTTCACCTCGGACAACGGCGGCCTTTCGACCAGCGAAGGTTCACCGACGAGCAACTTGCCGCTACGCGGTGGCAAGGGTTGGGTTTACGAAGGTGGCATTCGCGAACCGTGGATCATTCGCTACCCCGGCATGACAAAACCCGGCACGCTGAGTTCACAGCCGATCTGTTCGATCGACCTGCTGCCGACGATCGCTTCCGCAGCGGGGGTGAAGCTTGCGCAAGAGGTTGACGGTGTGGATCTCTTACCGCTGCTGAAGGGGGATGCGCTGCCGAATCGTTCACTGTTTTGGCACTACCCTCACTACAGCAACCAGGGCGGCTTCCCAGGTGGAGCGGTTCGCGAAGGCGACTTCAAGTTGGTGGAACGCTACGAAGACGGCCGAGTTCATCTGTACAATTTGAAGGAAGACCTAGCCGAACGAAACGACCTCGCCGCCCAGCATCCGGAACGGGTTAACGAAATGCGAGAGCGTTTGCATGGCTGGTATCAAACGGTCGATGCGAAATTCCTTCAAAGGAAAGGCGACGGCCCCGAGCCTTGGCAACCGTAG